The following proteins come from a genomic window of Amphiura filiformis chromosome 16, Afil_fr2py, whole genome shotgun sequence:
- the LOC140136623 gene encoding bolA-like protein 3, translating to MLRSFGKRFLPVMLRPRWLSAGNEGEKKIASILREKFPKATTVHVEDVSGGCGAMYQIHIEAEDFAGKRMVAQHRMVNEALADEVKKMHGLRISTAVPETNTQGNSDGR from the exons CTACCTGTGATGCTACGACCACGTTGGTTGTCGGCTGGTAATGAAGGAGAGAAGAAAATAGCCAGTATCCTGAGAGAAAAATTCCCTAAAGCAACCACAGTACATGTTGAAGATGTTTCAG gTGGATGTGGTGCTATGTATCAAATTCACATAGAAGCAGAGGATTTTGCAGGAAAAAGAATGGTAGCGCAACATAGGATGGTCAATGAG GCTCTGGCAGATGAGGTGAAGAAGATGCATGGTTTACGTATTTCAACAGCAGTcccagaaacaaacacacaaggaAACTCTGATGGCAGATGA